In Halorhodospira halophila, the DNA window CGTGCTGTTCATCGACCTCGACCACTTCAAGGACGTCAACGACAGCCTCGGTCATACCGCCGGCGATCGCGTCCTCCGCCAGGTGGCTCACCGCCTCCAGGCGCGCCTCGGCGCCGATGACACCCTGGCGCGACTGGGTGGCGACGAGTTCAGCATCTGCCTGGCCGAGATCCGCGACCACCGGGACGCTCTCGCCTGCGCTGAGACCGTCCACCAGGAACTGGAGCGACCGTTCCAGTACAGCCGCCGCTGGTTCCAGTGCCGGTGTAGCATCGGCATCAGCATGTATCCGGACAACGGCGAGACCGTCGAGGCGCTGGTCCGCAACGCCGACTCGGCGCTGCACAAGGCGAAGGCCGACGGACGCAACACCACGTGCTTCTACGCCGAGGAGCTGACTGAACATGCCCAGCGCCGGCTGGATCTCGCCCAGGAGATGCGTCAGGGCCTGCAGCGCGGTGAACTGGTCCCCTATTTCCAGCACCAGGTCGAGCTGCAGACCGGTCAGATCGTGGGCATCGAAGCCCTGGTCCGCTGGCACCACCCGGACCGGGGGCTACTGGCCCCGGGCGCCTTCATCTCGGTCGCCGAGGAGGTCGGAACCATGGCGGCGCTGGGGGAGGACATCCTCCACCAGGCCTGTCAGCAAGGGCGCACCTGGCTGGACCAGGGACGCGAGTTCGGGCGCATCGCCGTCAACCTGTCCGGGGCCCAGTTCCACAACGGCAACATCGAAAAGACGGTCCTGCGTACGCTGGAGCAGACCGGCCTGCCGGCACGGCACCTGGAGCTGGAGATCACCGAGTCGACCATCATGGATCTCAGCCCCCGCACCCTGGAGCGGCTGGCCGCCCTGCGCCGGGCCGGAGTGTCGCTGAGCATCGACGACTTCGGCACCGGCTACTCGTCCCTGCTCTACCTCAAGCGCCTGCCCATCAACCGGGTCAAGATCGACCGCGGCTTCATCTGGGACATGGAGACCACGCCGGAATCCCGCTCCATCGTGGAGACCATCCTGCAGCTCGCCCATGTCCTCGGGCTTGAGGTGGTGGCCGAGGGGGTCGAGACCCTGCAGCAGCGCGACCAGCTCATCGATGCCGGGTGCCGCGTCGGCCAGGGATTCCTCTGGGCACGGCCGGAGCCCCACCCGCGGCTACGCTGCTGTCGCCCCCAGGCGCCCAACGACCCGCCCTGAGTTCACCACCACAGGGCAACAACCGCGCCCACACCGAGCACCCCCGCGACACCGGCGCCGCCGTAGCAGACCCACCAGGTACCGCGCCCTGCCGGAATCCCGAGATCGCGCAGGGTATGGTAGATGCGGTGAGCGGCGTGGCAGAGCACCAGCCCCAGCGCGAGGGCCACTGGCACCCCCACCACCGGCCGGGCGAACAGCTCGCGGGATGCGTGGTAATCCAGTACCTCGATGCCATGCTCTGCAGCCACGGGCATCACGACGCCGGTCAGCAGGATCAGCGCCGGGGCGAGCAGCGCGGCGAGTAGGCCCCCGGCACCGAAGAGCAGCCACAGCGGCGGTTCGTGCGAACGCCTCATCGGACGCCTCCCAGGAGATAGAGCCACACCCCGCCCGAGAGGGCCACCGAGACCACCCAGGCACCCCGCACGACCGCCCGGTCGGTGGGCCTGCGGCCCCGCCAGCGCAGGACCGGCAGCGTCAGGGGCAGCAACCGGAACCAGGTGACAGCGTGGTAGGCGGCGGCCAACAGAGCGGCCAGGTGGAGGCCGAACAACCAGGGGCTGCCGTGCAGGTCCCGCCACCCTTGGTAGGCGGCTTCCCCAGCAGCAAGGGCCAACAGTCCGGCAAGCAGCCAGAGCGCATAAAGGCCCAGCAGGACGCTGCTGCCTTCGCGCAACAGGTAGCGGCGGTAGGCCGGATGCCGCTCCCACCAACCGCGCATGGTCGGACGGTAGACGCGCGCTCGGCTCATTCCGATCCCTCCTGTCGACGACGACCGGGCCGCAGCCAGTCGAGCAAGTACCGCGCGCTGCTGCCGGGCTTGTTCTGATTGATGGCCCGCGCGGGATCGACCCCCTTGGGGCAGACCTCGGAGCAGTGGCCGACCAGCGTGCAGCCCCAGACCCCCTGTTCGGCATCAACCACCGCGTGCCGCAACTCGCTACCTGCGTCACGGCTGTCCAGGTTGTAGCGCTGGAGTAGCGCCAGGGCCCCGGGGCCGACAAAGTCCGGATGCCAACCGTACTGCGGGCAGGCGGCATAGCAGAGCAGGCAGTTGATGCACTGGGCGTACGCGTAGTAATCCGTCATCTGCTCCGGCGTCTGCCGATAGGTCCCCTCGGCCGCCGTCCGTTCCCCGGCCGGGATCAGGTAGGCGTGCACCGTCTCGAGCTTCTCGAGGAAGTCGCTCTGATCGATGACCAGATCCCGCTGCACGGGGAAGTGGTCCAGTGCCGACACCCACACCGGCCCCGGCGCGTAGTCGCGGAGGAAGACATGGCAGGCCAGCTCGGGTTCGCCGTCGATCATGCAGCCACAGCTACCGCAGATCGCCATGCGACAGGACCAGCGGAAGGTCAGGCTGCCATCGAGGTGATCCTTGATGTACTGCAGCCCCTCGAGCACGGACATATCCGGCGTGTACGGCACGGCATAGCGCTGCCAGCGCGGTTCGGCGTCCTGTTCCGGGTGGAAACGCTGCACCGCCAGAGTGATCCGCTGCGATTCGCTCATGCCTGCGCCTCCCCTTCAGCGCCGTAGGCCCGCCGCCGCGGCGCAGAGCGGGTAACGGTCACCGGCGCATGGTCGATCACGGGGCCCGTCCCGTCACCGGGGTAGGCCAGGGTATGAACCAGATAGCGCTCGTCATCACGCTCGCTATAGGCGTCATCGCGCACGTGGGCGCCGCGGGACTCCTTGCGTGCCCGCGCCGACCAGGCCATCGCCTCAGCCACCTGCAGGCTGGCCCCGAACTCCATCGCAGTCAGCCACTCGGTGTTGTATGTCCGGCTGCGGTCGTCGAGGCGGATGCCGCGTCGCAGGCGCTCGCGCAGCGCCGCCAGCGTCGTGCACGCCTGCTCCAGGCCGGCCTCGTTGCGAAAGATCCCCACCCCCTGTTCCATGGCCCGATTGAGATCCGCGCGCAGCGTAGCGAGCCGCTCGCCCCTGTCGTTGCGCAGCAGTTCAAGCCGCGGCGCCAGGGCCTCGGTAGCGAGCTGCTCCACCACGCGCTGCGGCCGCCGCGGTGCCTCGCGGGCGTACTCGGCGGCCGCCTCTCCTGCCGCCCGGCCGAAGACAAGGAGTTCCGCGAGCGAGTTGGAACCGAGCCGGTTGGCTCCGTGAATCCCGGTGCTGGCGCACTCCCCGGCAGCAAACAGCCCCGACAGGGGGGCGGCACCCCGGACGTCGGTGGGAATCCCCCCCATGGTGTAGTGGACCGCCGGACGGACGGGGATCGGCTCCCGAACCGGATCCACTCCGGCGTAGCGGCGAGCCACCTCGGTGATCATGGGCAGCCGCTCTAGGATGCGGTCCTCGCCCAGGTGGCGTAGATCCAGCTGGACTGCCGTGCCCTGCGGCGTGGGCACGGTCCGGCCCGCCTGGTCCTCGTACCAGAAAGCCTGGGAGAGCCGATCCCGCGGCCCCAGCTCCATGGCTTTCGGACGCGGCCACGGTTCGGTGGGCCCGAGACCGTAGTCCTGCAGATAGCGACGATCATCCCGGTTGGTCAGGACGCCGCCCTCGCCCCGGCACCCTTCCGTGATCAGGATGCCACTGCCGGGCAGCGTGGTGGGGTGCCACTGAACGAACTCCATGTCGCGCAGGGGCACCCCCTGGGCGTGCGCCATGGCCATGCCCTCGCCGGTCACGATGCCGGCGTTGGTGTTCTGCCCGTAGACCCGCCCGGCCCCGCCGGTGGCCAGCACCACCGCCGGTGCGCCGAAGCGCACCGGCTTGCCGCTGGCGATCTCCAAGGCCAGTACGCCACAGACCACCCCGTCGTCGACCAGCAGATCTGAGCAGAAGTATTCGTCGTAGCGCTGAATCCCCGGATAGCGCAGGGAGGTCTGGAACAGCGTATGCAACATGTGGAAGCCGGTCTTGTCGGCGGCGTACCAGCTGCGCTGGGTCGTCATGCCCCCGAAAAACCGGACATGTACCTGGCCGTCCGCCTGTCGGCTCCACGGGCAACCCCACTGTTCGAGACGGACCATCTCGCCAGTGCACTCGGCGACAAAGCGTTCAACCACGTCCTGGTCGCACAGCCAATCCCCCCCGGAGACGGTGTCGTTGAAGTGCCCGTCCAGGCTGTCATCCGCCCGGGCCACACCGGCAGCGCCCCCCTCCGCAGCGACGGTGTGGCTGCGCATGGGCACCACCTTGGAGATCAGCGCGATCCGCAGCCCAGGGTCGCGCTCGGCCGCCGCGATAGCGGCCCGCAACCCGGCCCCGCCGCCACCAACAACAACCAAGTCGCACTCAATGTCTTCGATCGCCTGCAATGCGCCTCCCGGGATCCAGGGCCACGACGGAGGTCCAACCGTCGCGGACGCGGGTGTCACTCCAGATCCAGTGCCGCCATCTGTACCTTGCCGAGCATGGTATCCGCCTGCCGTCGCTCAGCATCGGCCTCCTCAGTGCCCAGCTCCTCGGCCAGTTCCGTGAAGAGTTCGGCGAGCTGCTCAAAGTGAGGCAGGGCCGCCTCGGCGCCCTCGGCGGCGAGCACCGCCATGGCCAGGCGCTCCTGAGCGATCCCGAGAGCCCGGCGCGCCTGCGGTGTGTCCTGCTGCTCGACCAGCGCCCCGCGCACCTCGAGGGCGTGGCGGTAGGTCTCCACCGTCTCGGCCAACCCCTCCACGGCCTCCTGGACCGCACCGCAGCGCTCCAGCGCCAGCGCCCAATCCTGGTAGGCATCCGCGCTCTGCCGCTCGCGGACGATGTCCTCGCGCAGTTCGATCACCTGCCGGTAGTAGGGTAGTGCCACCTCGGCCCCCTCCTCGACCAGCACCCCCTGGCCGTAGCGACCCAGCGCAACGCTCCAGTCCCGAAGCGACTGCGCCGTGGCGTGTTCGGTGGCCAGGGCCTCGGCGAGTTCACACCAAGCCTCATAGCAGGGCAGTGCGGCACTCGCCCCCTCGGCCTCGAAGAGCGCATCGCCCAGGCGCTCCAGGGTGATCCCCCAGTCGCGGCGCGCGGCATCTCCCCCTTCACCGGCGCTGATCGCTGCATCCAGATAGTCGAGTGCCTCCTGGTAGATCGGAATAGCCGCCTCGGGACCCTCGTCGTCGTAGACGGCATCGCCCTGATCGGCGCGTTCCAGGCCGACGGCAAGCAACTCGGCTGGATCGCCCTCCGTCTCGAGGCCGGCGTGCGGCTGCACATCTAGCTCGACCCCCTCCTCCTCGGGCACCCCGCCCTCGGGAGCCGGGTCGACGATCACCTCGCCGTCCGCCGATGGGGCCACCTCGGCCGGCTCTTCCGCCGGCTCGGGTTCGGCCCGCTCGGGCGCCCCCTCCCCAGCCTCCGCAGCCGTGTCCGCGGGGCGCTCCAAGACGCGCTTGCCGGCCAGCCGGTGCGCTTGGCTACTCGCCGGCCTGCTCCGGGGACCGGCCTTCGCCGTCTTCGAGCGCTTCCCGGACCCCGCCGCGGACGCAGCAGCGCCAGGGCTCTTGCCCTGCTGCCTGCCTCCCGGGCCAGCGCTGCGCCGATCTGCAGCCCCGGTGCGCCGCTCGCTGGTCTCCTGCCGGTCCTCCTGGTACCAGCGGCGGATCGTCTTGGCCGCCGGCTCGTAGGTCCGTGCCAACTCTTGCGGGGTGTGCCCCGCCTCGACCAGTTCGACCAGCTTGCGCCGGAACTCCGGCGAATATTTCGGGCGACCCTCAGCCATGCAGTGCTTTCCTCCGGATCATGCGGATACGGCGAGTCCGTCGACGCGGTTACTCCAGCCCGTTTTCCCGGACGGGTCAAGAACCCTAAGATGATAACGCCGGCACCGCCACGGACCCGACACCCCTGGAGAACGGAAACCCATGCAAGCGCTGCTCTTTGACGTCGATGGCACCCTGGCCGACACCGAAGGCGCGGGCCACCTGCCCGCCTTCAACGCCGCCTTCGAGGCATTCGGCCTTCCCCACCGCTGGGATGAAACCACCTATCGACGCCTCCTGAACGCGGTCCCGGGCGGCCGGGAACGACTGCACGACACCCTGACCCGGGAACCGCCCCCGCCCGGGCACGGCGATATCAATACGCTCGCGCGGCGACTGCACGAGGCCAAGAACCGCCTCTACGCCGAGCGCCTCAGCACCGGCTCCATCCCGCCCCGGCCGGGGATCGAGCGAATCCTTGCCGAAGCGCGAGAGCGGCAGGTGCGCCTGGCCGTGGTCACGACCAGCGCCCGCGCCAACGTCGAGGCCCTGTTCAACGGCGTGCTACCCGCCGAGTTGCAACCGGCCTTCGAGGTCTGCATCTGTGGCGACGACGTCAACGCCAAGAAACCCGACCCCGAGGCCTACCTGCAGGCCCTGCGATCACTGCGGCTCGCGGCCGAGGACTGCCTCGCCGTGGAGGATTCGGTCAACGGGCTGCGCGCCGCCCGCGCGGCCGGGATCCCGACGCTGATCACCCGCAACCGCTGGACCCGGGACGACGCATTCCCGGGTGCCGCAGCGGTCATTGATGACCTGGACCACGGACCCGACGGCACCGCCGTGGGGATCGATGACCTGATCGCCATTCACCGCGAGAGCCGCTAGCGGGGGTACTCGACCCCCACACGGTCATCGACCACCGACTCAAGCCGCTTGATCAGGTCATCGCTGGGCGTCACCGTCCAGTTGCGGCCTAGGACGACGCGCCCCCGGCCCCTTGGGTGGCGGTAATCGACATGGACCGGACTCTCCCCAGCGTAGCTGCTGAGGACCTGGCGCAGCTCGGGCACCAGACCGTTAGCGGCACGAGCCGCGGTTACCGGAATCACCAACCGACCGGCTGCCCGCTCGCGGGCCCGGGCGATGTCCAGCACCTCTTCGCCGGTGATCCGGTACCCGCCACTGAAGTCGTCGTAGTCGAGACTGCCGCGCACCACCAGCAGCGCATCCTTCTCAACGGCATGCCGGTATTTGCCGAACGCCTCGGGGAATAGCACCACTTCGATCCGGCCCGTGCGGTCATCCAGGGTCAGGGTGGCCAGGCGGCCGCCAGTGGAGGTGCTGCGCACCCGCAGCGCGACCACCAGCCCAGCCGCGGTAACCGTCCGGCCTCGGCCCCCATTGCCGTCTCCGCCATTGCCGCCGGCGCCACTGGACAGCCGCTGCAGGCGATCCGTAGCCAGATACGGAAGCTCATGCTCGTAACGGTCGATCGGGTGCCCCGTCAGGAATAGACCCAGTGTGGCCTTCTCCGCGGCCAGGCGTTCTTCCTCCGGCCATTCGGGCTGCTCGGCAACCTCTTCGCCCTCGCCACGGGAGGCGATCACCGCCTCTGCAGGGCCACCGAACAGATCGGTCTGCCCGGCGGCCTGGTCGCGCGTCGCCTGCTCGGCAGCCGCCAGCGCCGCCGGGATCTGTGCCATTCCCGTGGCGCGGTTGGGGATCAGGCGATCCAGGCTCCCCGAACGACACAGGGCCTCCAGCACGCGACGATTGGCGCGGCCGGTGTCGACCCGGCGGCACAGGTCGAAGATATCCCGGAACGCCCCGTTGGTATCGCGCTCGCTCAGCACCGCATCGAGCGCCGACTCCCCCACCCCCTTGATGGCACCCAGACCGTAGACGATGGTCCGCTCGTCCACCGCCCGGAAGGGCTTGTCACTGCGGTTGACGTCCGGCGGCAGCACCTCCAGCCCCATGGCCCGGGCCTCATCCAGGAAGATCACCACCTTGTCGGTGTTGTCCATGTCCGAGGAGAGCACCGAGGCCATGAACGGCGCCGGGTAGTGACACTTGAGCCAGGCGGTCTGGTAGGAGAGCAGCGCGTAGGCCGCCGAGTGCGACTTGTTGAAGCCGTAGCCGGCGAACTTCTCCATAAGGTCGAAGATGCCGGTGGCATGGTCCTCGGACAGACCCCGGGCCTTGGCCCCTTCCAGGAACTTGGCCCGCTGCTTGGCCATCTCCTCGGGCTTCTTCTTGCCCATGGCGCGGCGCAGCAGATCCGCCTCGCCAAGGCTGTAGCCGGCCAGGACCTGCGCGATGCGCTGCACCTGCTCCTGGTAGAGGATCACCCCGTAAGTAGGCTGGAGGACCGGCACCAGGTCCGGATGGTGCAGCTCGCGGGTTGGGTAACCGGCGACCGCCGAACGGCCATGCTTGCGCTCGACGAAGTCGTCGACCATGCCCGACTGAAGCGGCCCGGGCCGAAACAGCGCCACCAGTGCCACGATATCCTCGAAGCTATCGGGCTGAAGGCGCTTGATCAGCTCCTTCATCCCGCGGGATTCCAGCTGGAAGACCGCGGTGGTGGCACAGCGCTTGAGCAGCTCGAAGGTGGCGCCGTCATCCAGGGCGATGGCATCGATATCCAGCGCCGGGTCTCCCCGCTGCTCGAGGATGCGGTTCACCGCCTGGACGGTCCAGTCGATGATGGTCAGCGTGCGCAGACCCAGGAAGTCGAACTTGACCAGACCCACCGCCTCGACGTCGTCCTTGTCGAAGTGGGTGGCCACCTTCCAAGCCTCGGCGTCGTCGCGCTCCTCCGGGTCGCGGTAGAGCGGCGAGAAATCGGTCAGGTCCGTGGGCGCGATGACGACGCCTCCGGCGTGCTTGCCGACGTTGCGCGCCATCCCCTCCAGGCTGCGCGCGGTGTCGATCAACTCGCGGATGTTTTCGTCGTTGTCGTACTCGGCGCGCAGGTCCTCTTCCTGCTCCAGGGCCCTGTCCAGGGTCATGCCGATCTCGAAAGGGATCAGCTTGGCGATCCGGTCCATGTAGCCGAAGGCGTGACCGTAGACCCGGCCCACGTCGCGCACCACGGCCCGGGCCGCCATGGTGCCGTGGGTGGCGATCTGCGAGACCTTCTCGGCGCCGTAGCGGTCCGAGACGTACTCGATGACCTCGTCGCGGCGCTCCATGCAGAAGTCCACGTCGAAGTCGGGCATGGAGACCCGCTCCGGGTTGAGGAAGCGCTCGAAGAGCAGGTCATAGCGCAGGGGGTCGAGGTTGGTGATGCCCAGGGCATAGGCGACCAGCGATCCCGCACCGGAGCCGCGCCCGGGGCCAACCGGGATGTCGTTCTCCCGCGCCCAGCGGATGAAGTCGGCGACGATGAGGAAGTAGCCGGGGAACCCCATCTGCTCGATGACGGCCAGCTCGTGCTCGAGGCGCTGCCGGTAGGTCGCCTCGACCTCGCCGGTATCCTCGTCCTCAGTCAGGCCGCGTTGTTCGAGCCGCTGCGCCAGGCCGCGCTCGGACTCGGCGCGCAGGAACGAGGCCACCGTATGGCCCTCGGGCACCGGAAAGTCCGGGAGATAGTTGGTGTCGAGTTCCAGATCCACGCTGCACCGCTCGGCGATACGCAGGGTGGTCTCGAGCGCCTCGGGCAGATCGGAGAAGCGCTCGGCCATGTCCGCAGCGTCGGCAAAGTACTGCTGTTCCGTGTAGTGGCGTGGCCGGTTGGGGTCGTCCAGGGTACGCCCCTGATGGATGCAGACACGGACCTCATGGGCGTCGTAATCCGCCGGGCGCATGAAGCGCACGTCATTGGTGGCCACCACCGGCACGTCCTCGTCGGCGGCCAGCGCCACCGCGGCATGCAGGTGGCGCTCGTCGCCCGGCCGGCCCAGACGGTGGAGCTCCAGATAGAAGCCGTCCTCGCCGAAGGTCTGCCGGTGCTGCTCGAGGTAGCGCCGCGCGGTGGCCTCATCACCACGCAGCAGGGCCTGACCGATATCCCCCTGGACCCCGCCGGAGAGGGCCAGCAGCCCGCCGGCATCCGCTTGCAACCACTCCCGCCGGATGACCGGGATATCGCCGCAGGCACCCTCGCGATAAGCGCGGCTGAGCAGCCGCGACAGCGCACGGTAGCCGCCGCGATCCCGGCAGAGCAACGTCATCCGGGCGTAGCCGAGTTCCAAGGTATCGTCCGCCAGCCACACGTCGGCTCCGATGATCGGCTTGACTCCGGCGGCTAGCGCGGCCCGGTAGAACTTGACCATGCCGAACAGGTTGGCCTGATCGGTGATGGCCACCGCCGGCATGCCGGCGTCCCGCGCCGCGGACACCGCCTCCTGAATGCGGACGATGCCGTCGACCAGCGAGAACTCGCTGTGCAGACGCAGATGGACGAAGGACGGTGGGGCTTCACTCATGGTCGCGTCAGGATATCAGGGTCGCGGTGGTCAACGGGTCAGCCAAGCGCGTGCGGTGCGCGCCTCAGCCGCCGAGCATCCTGCGCACCGGGGCAAAGCTGCGCCGGTGCGCGGCGCACGGGCCGAGGCGCTCGAGGGCGTGGCGGTGCTCGGCGGTCCCGTAGCCCTTGTGCCGGGCAAAACCGTATCCCGGGTAGGTCTCCTCGAGCGCCACCATCTCGGCATCACGTAGCGTCTTGGCCAGGATGGATGCCGCCGAGATGCTCGGCTCCAGGGCATCGCCACCGACCACGGCCCGCGCTGGAGCGGGCAAATCCTCCGGCATCTCGCGCCCGTCCACCAGGATTTCGGCGATCCGCGCGGTGCTGGCCACCGACGCCACCGCACGGGACATGGCCAGGAAGGTGGCACGACGGATGTTCAGTGCATCGATCTCGGCGACCTCTGCCCGCCCGACCCCCCAGGCCACGGCCTCGCTGCGGATCAGCCCAGCGGCCTGCTCGCGGCGCCGCGCCGACAGCCGCTTGGAGTCGGTGACACCGGCGATGGGCTCGCGCAGGATGACCGCGGCGGCCACCACCGGCCCGGCCCACGGCCCACGGCCAGCCTCGTCGACACCCACCTGCCACGCGCCGCCGTCGCCGCTCACCGCAGGATCTCCAGAACGGCCTCTGCCGCCCGGGCATCAGCC includes these proteins:
- a CDS encoding EAL domain-containing protein translates to MVPPTTPAPALSSSLTQTLFLHSEDGMLILRDGHFIACNPAAARMLGWEDPQQLIGLRPEAISSQLQPDGSSAAERAQNLLETALIEGAQRFEWVHVTPQGEHLWLEVVLTPLHLEDETLCCATLRDISGRKEMERRLQLSAKVFTATRDGILITDAESRILQVNDAFARMTGYTEDELIGLTPRILQSGHHNDDFYRAMWESIQREGSWSGELWDRSKYGTLQPKWVTISRVTGAYGEVVNYIAVFSDLTELKRSQERLQFQAYHDALTGLANRLLFKDRMARALERSRQSGEQLAVLFIDLDHFKDVNDSLGHTAGDRVLRQVAHRLQARLGADDTLARLGGDEFSICLAEIRDHRDALACAETVHQELERPFQYSRRWFQCRCSIGISMYPDNGETVEALVRNADSALHKAKADGRNTTCFYAEELTEHAQRRLDLAQEMRQGLQRGELVPYFQHQVELQTGQIVGIEALVRWHHPDRGLLAPGAFISVAEEVGTMAALGEDILHQACQQGRTWLDQGREFGRIAVNLSGAQFHNGNIEKTVLRTLEQTGLPARHLELEITESTIMDLSPRTLERLAALRRAGVSLSIDDFGTGYSSLLYLKRLPINRVKIDRGFIWDMETTPESRSIVETILQLAHVLGLEVVAEGVETLQQRDQLIDAGCRVGQGFLWARPEPHPRLRCCRPQAPNDPP
- the frdD gene encoding fumarate reductase subunit FrdD, coding for MRRSHEPPLWLLFGAGGLLAALLAPALILLTGVVMPVAAEHGIEVLDYHASRELFARPVVGVPVALALGLVLCHAAHRIYHTLRDLGIPAGRGTWWVCYGGAGVAGVLGVGAVVALWW
- a CDS encoding fumarate reductase subunit C, producing the protein MSRARVYRPTMRGWWERHPAYRRYLLREGSSVLLGLYALWLLAGLLALAAGEAAYQGWRDLHGSPWLFGLHLAALLAAAYHAVTWFRLLPLTLPVLRWRGRRPTDRAVVRGAWVVSVALSGGVWLYLLGGVR
- a CDS encoding succinate dehydrogenase/fumarate reductase iron-sulfur subunit gives rise to the protein MSESQRITLAVQRFHPEQDAEPRWQRYAVPYTPDMSVLEGLQYIKDHLDGSLTFRWSCRMAICGSCGCMIDGEPELACHVFLRDYAPGPVWVSALDHFPVQRDLVIDQSDFLEKLETVHAYLIPAGERTAAEGTYRQTPEQMTDYYAYAQCINCLLCYAACPQYGWHPDFVGPGALALLQRYNLDSRDAGSELRHAVVDAEQGVWGCTLVGHCSEVCPKGVDPARAINQNKPGSSARYLLDWLRPGRRRQEGSE
- the frdA gene encoding fumarate reductase (quinol) flavoprotein subunit, with protein sequence MQAIEDIECDLVVVGGGGAGLRAAIAAAERDPGLRIALISKVVPMRSHTVAAEGGAAGVARADDSLDGHFNDTVSGGDWLCDQDVVERFVAECTGEMVRLEQWGCPWSRQADGQVHVRFFGGMTTQRSWYAADKTGFHMLHTLFQTSLRYPGIQRYDEYFCSDLLVDDGVVCGVLALEIASGKPVRFGAPAVVLATGGAGRVYGQNTNAGIVTGEGMAMAHAQGVPLRDMEFVQWHPTTLPGSGILITEGCRGEGGVLTNRDDRRYLQDYGLGPTEPWPRPKAMELGPRDRLSQAFWYEDQAGRTVPTPQGTAVQLDLRHLGEDRILERLPMITEVARRYAGVDPVREPIPVRPAVHYTMGGIPTDVRGAAPLSGLFAAGECASTGIHGANRLGSNSLAELLVFGRAAGEAAAEYAREAPRRPQRVVEQLATEALAPRLELLRNDRGERLATLRADLNRAMEQGVGIFRNEAGLEQACTTLAALRERLRRGIRLDDRSRTYNTEWLTAMEFGASLQVAEAMAWSARARKESRGAHVRDDAYSERDDERYLVHTLAYPGDGTGPVIDHAPVTVTRSAPRRRAYGAEGEAQA
- a CDS encoding transposase, with protein sequence MAEGRPKYSPEFRRKLVELVEAGHTPQELARTYEPAAKTIRRWYQEDRQETSERRTGAADRRSAGPGGRQQGKSPGAAASAAGSGKRSKTAKAGPRSRPASSQAHRLAGKRVLERPADTAAEAGEGAPERAEPEPAEEPAEVAPSADGEVIVDPAPEGGVPEEEGVELDVQPHAGLETEGDPAELLAVGLERADQGDAVYDDEGPEAAIPIYQEALDYLDAAISAGEGGDAARRDWGITLERLGDALFEAEGASAALPCYEAWCELAEALATEHATAQSLRDWSVALGRYGQGVLVEEGAEVALPYYRQVIELREDIVRERQSADAYQDWALALERCGAVQEAVEGLAETVETYRHALEVRGALVEQQDTPQARRALGIAQERLAMAVLAAEGAEAALPHFEQLAELFTELAEELGTEEADAERRQADTMLGKVQMAALDLE
- a CDS encoding HAD-IA family hydrolase, whose product is MQALLFDVDGTLADTEGAGHLPAFNAAFEAFGLPHRWDETTYRRLLNAVPGGRERLHDTLTREPPPPGHGDINTLARRLHEAKNRLYAERLSTGSIPPRPGIERILAEARERQVRLAVVTTSARANVEALFNGVLPAELQPAFEVCICGDDVNAKKPDPEAYLQALRSLRLAAEDCLAVEDSVNGLRAARAAGIPTLITRNRWTRDDAFPGAAAVIDDLDHGPDGTAVGIDDLIAIHRESR
- the dnaE gene encoding DNA polymerase III subunit alpha; amino-acid sequence: MSEAPPSFVHLRLHSEFSLVDGIVRIQEAVSAARDAGMPAVAITDQANLFGMVKFYRAALAAGVKPIIGADVWLADDTLELGYARMTLLCRDRGGYRALSRLLSRAYREGACGDIPVIRREWLQADAGGLLALSGGVQGDIGQALLRGDEATARRYLEQHRQTFGEDGFYLELHRLGRPGDERHLHAAVALAADEDVPVVATNDVRFMRPADYDAHEVRVCIHQGRTLDDPNRPRHYTEQQYFADAADMAERFSDLPEALETTLRIAERCSVDLELDTNYLPDFPVPEGHTVASFLRAESERGLAQRLEQRGLTEDEDTGEVEATYRQRLEHELAVIEQMGFPGYFLIVADFIRWARENDIPVGPGRGSGAGSLVAYALGITNLDPLRYDLLFERFLNPERVSMPDFDVDFCMERRDEVIEYVSDRYGAEKVSQIATHGTMAARAVVRDVGRVYGHAFGYMDRIAKLIPFEIGMTLDRALEQEEDLRAEYDNDENIRELIDTARSLEGMARNVGKHAGGVVIAPTDLTDFSPLYRDPEERDDAEAWKVATHFDKDDVEAVGLVKFDFLGLRTLTIIDWTVQAVNRILEQRGDPALDIDAIALDDGATFELLKRCATTAVFQLESRGMKELIKRLQPDSFEDIVALVALFRPGPLQSGMVDDFVERKHGRSAVAGYPTRELHHPDLVPVLQPTYGVILYQEQVQRIAQVLAGYSLGEADLLRRAMGKKKPEEMAKQRAKFLEGAKARGLSEDHATGIFDLMEKFAGYGFNKSHSAAYALLSYQTAWLKCHYPAPFMASVLSSDMDNTDKVVIFLDEARAMGLEVLPPDVNRSDKPFRAVDERTIVYGLGAIKGVGESALDAVLSERDTNGAFRDIFDLCRRVDTGRANRRVLEALCRSGSLDRLIPNRATGMAQIPAALAAAEQATRDQAAGQTDLFGGPAEAVIASRGEGEEVAEQPEWPEEERLAAEKATLGLFLTGHPIDRYEHELPYLATDRLQRLSSGAGGNGGDGNGGRGRTVTAAGLVVALRVRSTSTGGRLATLTLDDRTGRIEVVLFPEAFGKYRHAVEKDALLVVRGSLDYDDFSGGYRITGEEVLDIARARERAAGRLVIPVTAARAANGLVPELRQVLSSYAGESPVHVDYRHPRGRGRVVLGRNWTVTPSDDLIKRLESVVDDRVGVEYPR
- a CDS encoding ribonuclease HII; translated protein: MSGDGGAWQVGVDEAGRGPWAGPVVAAAVILREPIAGVTDSKRLSARRREQAAGLIRSEAVAWGVGRAEVAEIDALNIRRATFLAMSRAVASVASTARIAEILVDGREMPEDLPAPARAVVGGDALEPSISAASILAKTLRDAEMVALEETYPGYGFARHKGYGTAEHRHALERLGPCAAHRRSFAPVRRMLGG